From one Mobula birostris isolate sMobBir1 chromosome 20, sMobBir1.hap1, whole genome shotgun sequence genomic stretch:
- the LOC140184994 gene encoding probable G-protein coupled receptor 139: MGRASESDRRRHREGAKESTHFLGDPLGRVPRTQTALRIYNLEENGNMNLVAIVILSRGKCGLSTCTTRYLVAMAATDLLTIVTQVILYRINVYYFPWSFLSITPVCSVIEVLTFTATDCSVWFTVTFTFDRFVAICCQKLKTKYCTGKTAAVVLTTTGAMCFLKHVPRYFTLEPRVIIGDVLWFCVMKDNYFTDPGWVGYDWFDTVLTPFLPFAGILLLNALTVRHILVASRVRKGLKGQSKGENRSDPEMESRRRSVVLLFTLSGSFILLWMTYVVNFIYYQDSGKGFDFNDSERIFQLVGFLLRDFSCCINTFIYAVTQSKFREQVISAVKYPVSSVLQLINKAAT, encoded by the exons ACATTTtcttggagaccctctcggtagaGTCCCCCGAACACAAACTGCATTGCGAATTTATAATCTTGAGGAGAATggtaaca tgaatttagtggcgattgtgatcctgtcccggggaaagtgcggcctctctacctgcaccactcgctacctggtggccatggcagcgaCCGATCTACTGACCATTGTCACCCAGGTCATTTTGTATCGAATTAATGTGTATTACTTCCCGTGGAGTTTTCTGAGCATCACCCCTGTGTGCAGTGTTATCGAAGTCCTGACGTtcacagccacagactgttctgtctggttcaccgtcacttttacctttgatcggtttgtcgccatttgctgccagaagctgaaaacaaaatattgcaccggaaaaactgcggctgtggttctgacaacaaccggcgcAATGTGCTTTCTGAAACACGTCCCCCGGTACTTCACACTCGAACCCAGAGTGATCATCGGCGACGTACTGTGGTTCTGTGTGATGAAAGACAATTACTTCACCGACcccgggtgggtgggatatgactggttcgatacggttttaactccgttcctgcctttcgctgggatcctgctgctcaacgctctgacagtcagacacattttagtggccagtcgggtccgtaagggtctgaagggtcagagcaagggggagaaccgcagtgacccggagatggagagcaggaggaggtctgtggttttactcttcaccctctccggcagcttcatcctcctgtggatgacaTACGTTGTAAATTTCATTTATTATCAGGACTCAGGAAAAGGATTcgatttcaatgattctgaacGGATCTTTCAGCTCGTCGGGTTTTTGCTGAGGGATTTCAGCTGTTGCATCaacacatttatttacgcggtgactcagTCAAAATTTAGGGAGCAGGTGATCAGCGCGGTGAAATATCCGGTCTCCTCGGTGCTTCAGTTGATTAATAAAGCCGCGACCTGA
- the LOC140185240 gene encoding uncharacterized protein, with product MDLRSSHRSPVQSEWLKSKGKQGTKLLASTETYDCVPLHGSNSIIDFTDDTTVVGLIRGDDETGYRDEVQHMASWCADNNLALNTQETKEIIVDFRHAKSHTHIPIYINGTVMDRVSSLKLLGVHISEDLTWSLNSAILMKKAQQRLYFLWSIKKAHLCPRILMDFYHCTIESIITECILVLYGSCTVSDRKALQRVVKTAQRIIGTQLLTVENIYHKRCLGRVKSIIKDASHPNYGLFTLLPSGRRSRSLHSRTSRHRKSFFPEAVTLLNLSSQR from the exons ATGGATCTCCGGAGCTCTCACCGCTCCCCTGTGCAATCCGAATGGCTGAAATCCAAAGGAAAACAAGGCACAAAG ctgcttgcttcgactgaaacctatgactgcgttcctctacatggttctaactccataatcgacttcacagatgacaccacggtggttggcctgatcagaggggatgacgagacgggcTACAGAGACGAGGTCCAGCACATGGCctcatggtgtgccgacaacaatctggcccttaacacccaggagACCAAGGagataattgtggacttcaggcatgctaagagtcacactcacatccccatctacatcaacggaactgtaatGGACCGTGTATCAAGCTTAAAATtgcttggtgtccacatttccgaggatctcacctggtccctgaactccgcCATCCTGatgaaaaaggcgcaacagcgcctttatttcctgtggagcatcaagaaagctcacctctgtcccaggatactgatggacttttaccactgtaccattgagagcataatCACCGAATGTATCTTAGTGTTGTATGGCAGTTGTACCGtttcggaccgcaaagcactccagcgtgtggtgaaaactgcccagcggattatcggcacccaattgctcaccgttgagaacatctaccataaacgctgcctgggcagagtgaaaagcattatcaaagatgcatctcaccctaactatggactttttactctcctcccatccggtaggcgctccaggagcctccactcccgcaccagcagacacaggaagagcttcttccctgaggctgtgacactgctgaacctctcatcacagcgctaa